The Rhipicephalus sanguineus isolate Rsan-2018 chromosome 7, BIME_Rsan_1.4, whole genome shotgun sequence genome includes a window with the following:
- the LOC119398861 gene encoding LOW QUALITY PROTEIN: protein argonaute-2-like (The sequence of the model RefSeq protein was modified relative to this genomic sequence to represent the inferred CDS: deleted 1 base in 1 codon), with protein MNEHVRRDSLTKVANMNASAMDSLAASIYLNIGKPYMITANIDVSDGFINGNIGTLWYIECDEQGNLLRLWFEFPSSTVASMSPRNFLSQGDRRRCLQKAVRLNSQHRRGHSEAALALGMAETKHLLLSRSKWHLSFSYNACFLGLLGSLWTTFPVRPDKHGKMGQPIELLANHFAIQLPDGDVYHYDVTIIPPSKKEEARAPAQKKIRCLSTRVNRLVIENLVAKYRGELNKCLPAFDGRKNLYTRRRLPFRERTFNVPFTEDDREQMFIVHIQYAATVNLDALHAVYEERARVVPQEVIQALDIIMRHGPCITLTPVGRSMFKAPLPNMKRPIGGGHEVWFGYHTSVRLAQWKPLLNVDSSATAFYEAIPVIEFMCKLLSGPQGPLHPDSIRNLSSSECVQLSKELKGVRVKVLHLKYPRKYRVGKVTQVPAQDLRFALEDGSIISVAAYFRKHYPNFTRYPNLPCIQADTKRPVYLPLEVCHIVEGQPYRKKLSGSMTTKIIRDTSQAPKKRFDVIQNSVHDMVLRSATYLNEFDIQVSTEPTCLTGRVLTAPSLEFGGAQPLVQPSDGAWDLKNSKLYDAKPIESWALLGVNCRLHPQKIDNLIGMLKRIGGNLGMRVSDPVCVVSGDSRPIFQVLEQMKSRGIVLVVVVLGQQASYAAIKEAAEVKLGIRTQCIKELNFTNTTKCSDSLIRNLCLKINAKLGGTNNSFLNGEMPSVLDEPVIIIGADVSHPAPGDKVKPSIAACVASMNAIPSRYRASIRVQIQQEQAVARVEIIEDLKAMVTELLIAFFRETGHKPGKIIFYRDGVSEGQFGFVRNQELSAIREACLKLNPDGSYKPAVTFVVVQKRHHTRFKPVNSEDGVGKDKNIPPGTTVDTVVTHPVDFDFFLCSHAGIQGTSRPAHYYVVHDDADFTSDELQKLSYYLCHTYARCARSVSIPAPVYYAHLAAFRAKEHIASACNVSSGSSFSSEGGDSVTTEQYVRAVSVSQDLKKTMYFV; from the exons GTCGCCAGCATGAGCCCCCGGAACTTCCTCAGCCAGGGAGACCGCAGGAGGTGCTTGCAGAAGGCTGTCAGGCTGAACAGCCAACACAG GCGCGGCCACAGCGAGGCAGCGCTGGCCTTGGGCATGGCGGAAACGAAACACCTTCTCCTGTCGCGGAGCAAGTGGCACCTGAGCTTCAGCTACAACGCGTGTTTCCTGGGGCTTCTGGGCAGCCTTTGG ACAACATTTCCCGTACGGCCGGATAAGCACGGAAAGATGGGGCAACCGATTGAACTTCTGGCAAATCACTTTGCGATTCAGTTGCCCGATGGGGACGTCTACCACTACGACGTGACAATCATTCCTCCTTCCAAGAAGGAAGAGGCCAGGGCCCCCGCCCAGAAAAAAATTCGATGTCTCAGCACACGTGTCAACCGGCTTGTCATTGAAAATCTAGTGGCTAAGTATCGCGGCGAGCTTAACAAATGCCTTCCTGCATTTGACGGGCGAAAAAACTTGTACACACGAAGG AGGCTGCCATTCAGGGAAAGGACATTCAACGTACCATTCACAGAAGATGACCGTGAGCAAATGTTCATTGTTCACATTCAATACGCAGCGACAGTGAACTTAGACGCACTGCATGCGGTGTATGAGGAACGAGCGCGCGTAGTACCTCAAGAAGTGATCCAGGCATTAGACATCATCATGAGGCACGGTCCTTGCATAACGCTAACACCTGTAGGACGATCTATGTTCAAAGCACCACTACCAAATATGAAGAGACCCATCGGGGGAGGTCACGAGGTGTGGTTCGGTTACCACACCAGTGTGCGTCTGGCTCAGTGGAAACCCTTGCTCAACGTGGACAGCTCTGCGACGGCTTTCTACGAAGCCATCCCTGTGATCGAATTTATGTGCAAACTGCTGTCTGGACCTCAGGGTCCGCTGCATCCGGACAGCATCCGAAACCTGAGCTCATCAGAGTGCGTGCAACTGTCTAAGGAGCTCAAAGGCGTACGTGTCAAGGTGCTGCACCTTAAATACCCTCGAAAATATCGTGTCGGAAAAGTCACGCAAGTACCAGCTCAGGATCTGAGGTTTGCACTCGAAGACGGAAGTATAATTTCAGTGGCAGCGTACTTTCGAAAGCATTATCCAAACTTCACTCGCTACCCTAATTTGCCATGCATTCAGGCTGACACAAAGAGACCCGTCTATCTACCACTTGAAGTCTGCCACATCGTGGAAGGACAACCGTACAGGAAAAAACTGAGTGGCTCGATGACGACCAAAATCATACGGGACACTTCACAAGCACCCAAGAAACGCTTTGACGTTATCCAAAACTCAGTTCACGATATGGTGCTAAGAAGCGCGACATATCTGAATGAGTTTGATATTCAAGTCAGCACCGAGCCGACGTGCCTTACCGGCCGGGTTCTGACTGCGCCATCTCTGGAGTTTGGTGGCGCGCAGCCACTAGTGCAACCCAGTGATGGCGCGTGGGACTTAAAGAACAGTAAGCTCTATGATGCGAAACCCATAGAAAGCTGGGCTCTTCTCGGTGTCAATTGCCGGCTCCATCCACAAAAGATCGACAACCTCATAGGCATGCTTAAGAGGATCGGCGGTAATCTGGGCATGAGAGTAAGTGATCCGGTATGCGTGGTGAGCGGGGACAGTAGGCCAATCTTCCAAGTCCTTGAGCAAATGAAATCCAGAGGCATTGTGCTGGTCGTTGTCGTACTCGGACAGCAGGCTTCTTATGCGGCCATCAAAGAGGCGGCTGAAGTCAAGCTTGGCATCCGCACCCAGTGCATCAAGGAACTCAATTTCACGAATACGACGAAGTGCAGCGATTCATTGATAAGAAATCTGTGCTTGAAGATCAATGCAAAACTTGGTGGCACAAATAACAGTTTCCTGAACGGGGAGATGCCAAGTGTCCTCGACGAGCCAGTAATCATCATTGGTGCCGATGTGAGCCATCCAGCACCAGGTGACAA GGTTAAGCCATCCATCGCTGCGTGCGTGGCGAGCATGAATGCCATCCCATCCCGCTACCGGGCTTCCATTCGTGTCCAGATCCAGCAGGAACAGGCAGTGGCCCGAGTGGAAATAATCGAGGACTTGAAG GCAATGGTTACAGAGCTCCTCATAGCTTTCTTTCGGGAGACAGGACATAAGCCAGGCAAGATCATCTTCTACCGAGACGGAGTCAGCGAGGGCCAGTTTGGATTCGTGCGGAACCAAGAACTGTCAGCCATCAGGGAGGCCTGCCTCAAGCTCAACCCGGACGGCTCGTACAAGCCTGCAGTTACGTTTGTCGTTGTCCAGAAGCGGCACCATACTCGCTTTAAGCCAGTCAACTCAGAAGATGGCGTAGGTAAAGACAAAAATATTCCTCCCGGCACGACCGTGGACACGGTGGTGACCCATCCGGTCGACTTTGACTTCTTCCTCTGCAGCCACGCCGGGATACAAGGAACGAGCAGGCCCGCGCACTACTACGTTGTCCATGATGACGCAGACTTTACTTCTGACGAGCTCCAGAAGCTCAGCTACTacctctgccacacatacgcgcgCTGCGCAAGAAGTGTGAGCATTCCAGCGCCGGTGTACTACGCCCACTTGGCTGCTTTCCGCGCCAAGGAGCACATTGCTAGCGCTTGCAACGTCTCAAGCGGCAGCAGCTTTAGTTCGGAAGGAGGCGACAGTGTCACCACCGAGCAGTATGTGCGTGCTGTCAGCGTTTCCCAGGATTTGAAAAAAACCATGTACTTCGTCTGA